The following are from one region of the Staphylococcus schleiferi genome:
- a CDS encoding CAT RNA binding domain-containing protein: MIIQQVLNNNCAIVKSHEQEELIVTGKGIAFKKKKGDTLERQLVEKIFRLENENMKQNLTFLIKDVPIKYILTSFEVVSTVQKHFNLTFQDYLYVTLADHLNAAQHRIENNLWQETVIPDMQSHYPLEMEAAELGLKIINQNLAPSFPQSEVVSLALHFLNAKLDVNTTQIEDNARFIRIINFVNQFLNDHQIVRTQRNHYHYDRFFTHMSYFYESQNANKDENQLSSIDVAIFSGLKQSHPVSYKLASELAEALESQFHLTVLETDKYHFQLHIERLI, from the coding sequence ATGATTATTCAACAGGTTTTGAACAATAATTGTGCAATTGTCAAATCACACGAGCAAGAAGAACTGATTGTCACAGGTAAAGGTATCGCATTTAAAAAGAAAAAAGGGGACACTTTAGAACGTCAATTGGTTGAGAAAATTTTTCGTCTAGAAAACGAAAATATGAAGCAGAATCTGACTTTTTTAATTAAAGATGTTCCGATTAAATACATCTTAACTAGCTTTGAAGTTGTTTCAACTGTACAAAAGCATTTTAATCTGACGTTTCAAGACTATCTTTATGTGACATTAGCTGATCATTTAAATGCAGCACAACATCGTATTGAAAATAACCTTTGGCAAGAAACCGTTATACCAGATATGCAGTCGCATTATCCACTTGAAATGGAGGCCGCAGAACTTGGGTTAAAAATCATTAATCAAAACTTAGCGCCATCGTTTCCACAATCTGAAGTTGTCAGTTTAGCATTACATTTTCTCAATGCCAAGCTGGATGTAAACACGACTCAAATAGAAGATAATGCACGATTCATTCGTATCATTAACTTCGTAAATCAGTTTTTAAATGACCATCAAATTGTTCGAACCCAACGTAATCATTATCACTACGACCGCTTTTTCACACACATGAGTTACTTTTATGAGTCTCAAAATGCAAATAAAGATGAAAATCAATTAAGTTCGATTGATGTTGCTATTTTTTCTGGATTAAAACAATCTCATCCAGTCTCGTACAAACTTGCAAGCGAGCTGGCAGAAGCTTTAGAAAGTCAATTTCATCTCACCGTTCTAGAAACTGATAAATATCATTTTCAATTGCATATAGAGCGACTTATTTAA
- a CDS encoding PTS lactose/cellobiose transporter subunit IIA produces the protein MSKEDNMMIGFTIVAIAGDARAEIMRAFEAAKSKNFQEAQAHIENANRFINEAHVEQTQLLAKESRGEVGEMSFVMVHGQDHLMTTMALRDIAKYFIDVYQQLERLER, from the coding sequence ATGTCTAAAGAAGATAACATGATGATTGGATTTACCATTGTTGCTATAGCAGGTGATGCACGTGCAGAAATTATGCGTGCATTCGAGGCAGCCAAAAGTAAAAACTTTCAAGAGGCGCAAGCACACATTGAAAATGCGAATCGATTTATTAATGAAGCACATGTGGAACAGACACAGCTTTTAGCAAAAGAGTCACGTGGCGAAGTCGGAGAAATGAGTTTTGTCATGGTTCATGGACAAGATCACCTCATGACGACAATGGCTTTACGAGATATTGCAAAATACTTTATTGATGTCTATCAGCAATTAGAACGCTTAGAGAGGTAG
- a CDS encoding PTS transporter subunit EIIC, with amino-acid sequence MKPFFEKVAANPYLTAIRDGFVAVMPVILFSSLFILVAYVPNIWGFHWPKHIEEIIMKVYTFTMGMIAVYISGTVTKSLTDNKNIKLPKTNQINVISTFIAAESALLILAMNPVKDGINIDMLGTKGLIASFLVAFIVPNIYYVCIKNNITIKMPPQVPGNIAQAFKDMIPFALSVSFFWIIDILVRHLTEGNLAELVTILLSPLFTAANGYLGFAVIFGFIAFFWFIGVHGPSVVGPAVVAIMYNNQAENLRLFREGQHASFALTQSTQDFVALMGGTGATYNVLNHTC; translated from the coding sequence ATGAAGCCTTTTTTTGAAAAGGTTGCAGCCAATCCGTATTTAACTGCAATTCGTGACGGATTTGTCGCAGTTATGCCTGTTATTTTATTTTCTTCATTGTTTATTTTAGTTGCTTATGTGCCGAATATATGGGGATTTCACTGGCCAAAACATATTGAAGAAATCATTATGAAAGTTTACACATTTACAATGGGAATGATTGCCGTTTATATTTCAGGGACTGTCACCAAGTCACTGACTGATAATAAAAATATCAAGTTACCTAAAACAAACCAAATCAATGTTATCTCCACATTTATCGCTGCCGAATCAGCACTATTAATTTTAGCGATGAATCCTGTAAAAGATGGTATTAATATTGATATGTTAGGTACCAAAGGGTTGATTGCCTCTTTCTTAGTCGCATTTATCGTTCCTAACATTTATTACGTTTGTATAAAAAATAATATTACGATTAAGATGCCTCCCCAAGTTCCAGGGAATATTGCACAAGCGTTTAAGGATATGATTCCATTCGCCTTATCGGTCTCCTTTTTCTGGATTATTGATATTTTAGTGAGACATTTAACAGAAGGAAATTTAGCCGAGCTTGTGACAATCTTACTTTCGCCTTTATTTACGGCTGCCAATGGTTACTTAGGCTTTGCTGTTATTTTTGGGTTCATTGCTTTCTTTTGGTTTATTGGTGTACACGGCCCATCCGTTGTGGGTCCTGCTGTGGTTGCAATCATGTATAATAACCAAGCTGAAAATTTACGCCTTTTTAGAGAAGGGCAACATGCAAGTTTTGCATTGACACAATCTACACAAGATTTCGTTGCACTAATGGGTGGTACTGGCGCGACCTACAATGTGCTAAACCATACATGTTAA
- a CDS encoding recombinase family protein, whose protein sequence is MNVAIYCRVSSQEQANEGYSIHEQERKLKSFCEVNNWKNYKVFVDAGVSGGTINRPAFNNLLANLDKFDLVLVYKLDRLTRSVRDLLSLLETFEEHGVSFRSATEVFDTTSAIGKLFITIVGAMAEWERSTIRERSLFGSHAAVREGNYIRVAPFCYDNIDGKLVPNEHKKVIEYIVKKLLEGVTATEIARRLNNANNYPPTIKNWSKTTVIRLVNNPVMRGHTKHGDLFIENTHEPIITEHDYKRISERLSSRVNYKKQTHTSVFRGVLECPQCGHKLHYFKSKLKNKSKTYYSEGYRCDYCRTDKTARNIAITFSEIEREFIEYMSNIRLSDNYGIEVEPKNEVVKIDINKIMRKRSRFQEAYGDGLMTKEEFKQKMFETQKLIDEYEEMENEKDVDDHITKEQVQAIQNLFRHIWDSPSVSREDKEEFVRQSIKKIDFDFIPKSKVNKTPNTLKINNIDLHF, encoded by the coding sequence ATGAATGTAGCCATATATTGCCGTGTTAGTTCGCAAGAGCAGGCAAATGAGGGTTATTCAATTCATGAGCAAGAGCGTAAATTAAAATCATTTTGTGAAGTGAATAACTGGAAAAATTATAAAGTTTTTGTGGACGCAGGTGTATCAGGTGGTACTATAAATCGCCCTGCTTTTAATAACTTACTAGCTAATTTAGATAAATTTGATTTAGTGTTAGTTTACAAATTAGATAGATTAACACGATCGGTTAGAGATTTACTGTCTTTATTAGAGACTTTTGAAGAGCATGGTGTATCTTTCAGAAGTGCTACAGAAGTTTTTGACACTACCTCTGCTATCGGTAAACTATTTATCACGATTGTGGGCGCTATGGCAGAATGGGAACGCTCTACAATACGTGAACGTAGTTTATTCGGTAGTCATGCTGCAGTGCGTGAGGGTAATTATATTAGGGTAGCTCCTTTTTGTTACGATAATATAGATGGCAAACTTGTGCCAAATGAGCATAAAAAAGTTATCGAATATATTGTCAAAAAATTATTAGAGGGCGTGACAGCGACAGAAATCGCTAGACGACTTAATAACGCCAATAACTATCCGCCAACTATAAAAAACTGGAGTAAAACAACAGTTATCAGACTTGTGAACAATCCTGTAATGCGTGGACATACAAAGCACGGTGATTTGTTTATAGAAAATACACACGAGCCGATTATTACAGAACACGATTATAAAAGAATTTCAGAACGACTATCATCACGTGTTAATTATAAAAAGCAAACACACACTTCTGTTTTTAGAGGTGTACTTGAATGCCCACAGTGTGGTCATAAGTTGCATTATTTCAAATCAAAACTCAAAAATAAAAGCAAGACTTATTATAGTGAGGGCTATCGTTGTGATTACTGTCGCACAGATAAAACGGCACGTAATATTGCGATAACTTTTTCTGAAATTGAACGTGAATTTATTGAGTATATGAGCAACATAAGATTGAGTGATAATTACGGCATCGAAGTAGAACCTAAAAATGAAGTTGTCAAAATAGACATTAATAAAATAATGCGTAAACGGTCTAGATTTCAAGAAGCATATGGCGATGGATTGATGACGAAAGAAGAATTTAAGCAAAAGATGTTTGAAACGCAAAAACTGATTGATGAATACGAGGAAATGGAAAACGAAAAAGATGTGGACGATCACATTACAAAAGAACAAGTACAAGCTATTCAAAATTTGTTTAGACATATTTGGGACAGCCCTAGTGTGTCTCGTGAGGATAAAGAAGAGTTTGTTCGACAGTCAATCAAAAAAATAGACTTCGATTTTATTCCCAAAAGCAAAGTGAATAAAACGCCTAATACGCTAAAAATAAACAATATAGATTTGCATTTTTAA
- a CDS encoding exonuclease domain-containing protein has protein sequence MDFVAIDIETANEERGSICSIALLKFENNKICDGLYTHINPETYFSSINTSIHGISEEDVVDSPKMYQMYDAIIRFMGNHVVVAHNTSFDMYALCDSFKKYNLPLPKNSYFCTYRLSKDLYDLPSYRLQDLAEYFGIKNEEYHNAFYDAKVCAKIAYSILKDQGVNLKDLIEKQNFKYGVFGQNGFIKKSTKTNKKIEIVYNEELNDKNHILYGKHICFTGALKGFTRNEIAQTVTDIGSFYDASVKKSTNYLVVGNLENLEKTHNYTKSSKIKKAEKLSSEGQDIEILSEMDFLKFLSSSTSTETKV, from the coding sequence ATGGATTTTGTAGCAATTGATATTGAAACAGCTAATGAAGAACGTGGTTCTATCTGTTCTATAGCCTTATTAAAGTTCGAAAACAATAAAATTTGTGATGGTCTTTATACCCACATAAACCCTGAAACTTATTTTTCTTCTATAAACACTTCAATACATGGAATATCTGAAGAAGATGTCGTAGATTCACCTAAAATGTACCAAATGTACGATGCTATTATTAGATTCATGGGCAACCATGTTGTGGTGGCGCATAACACATCTTTTGATATGTATGCTCTATGCGACTCTTTTAAAAAATATAATCTTCCTTTACCAAAAAATTCATATTTTTGTACATATAGATTAAGCAAAGATTTATATGACTTGCCTTCATATAGACTTCAAGATTTAGCTGAATACTTTGGTATCAAAAACGAAGAATATCACAATGCTTTTTATGACGCTAAAGTGTGTGCAAAAATTGCATATAGTATATTAAAAGACCAAGGTGTTAATTTAAAAGATTTAATCGAAAAACAAAATTTCAAGTACGGTGTATTTGGTCAGAATGGATTTATAAAAAAATCGACTAAAACTAATAAGAAAATTGAGATAGTATACAATGAAGAGTTAAATGATAAAAATCATATATTATATGGTAAACATATTTGTTTTACAGGCGCATTAAAAGGTTTTACAAGGAACGAAATAGCCCAAACCGTAACTGATATTGGTTCTTTCTATGACGCCTCTGTGAAAAAGTCAACTAACTACCTTGTTGTCGGTAATTTAGAAAACTTAGAAAAAACTCATAATTATACCAAATCGAGTAAGATTAAAAAAGCAGAAAAATTATCAAGCGAAGGACAAGATATTGAAATTTTAAGCGAAATGGATTTCTTGAAATTTTTATCGAGCTCCACTTCTACAGAAACGAAAGTGTGA
- a CDS encoding helix-turn-helix domain-containing protein, giving the protein MLGNKQVMAKNISRLMKENNIDRKKLSNDLKVKYTTLSDWINAKTYPRIDKIELLADYFNVTKADLVEDKEKQVLETLPVKKIPVLSKISAGMPIYTEENLIDYIYFATKNLNSNKEEFGLCVSGDSMDKLFQDGDIVVVEKDAIVENGQLGVVMINGYNATVKRVRYNDDQIILIPESNNPQHYPQVYGKNDEVKIVGRVVASQKIFN; this is encoded by the coding sequence ATGCTAGGTAATAAACAAGTAATGGCTAAAAATATTTCTCGTCTTATGAAAGAAAATAATATCGACAGAAAGAAATTATCAAATGATTTAAAAGTGAAATATACAACTTTATCAGATTGGATAAACGCGAAAACATATCCACGTATCGATAAAATAGAATTACTTGCTGATTACTTTAATGTTACTAAAGCTGATTTAGTAGAAGATAAAGAAAAACAAGTTTTAGAAACCCTACCAGTCAAAAAAATTCCTGTTCTCTCTAAAATATCAGCAGGAATGCCTATTTATACAGAGGAAAATTTAATTGATTACATATATTTTGCTACTAAAAACCTCAATTCTAACAAAGAAGAATTCGGTTTGTGTGTGTCTGGAGATAGTATGGATAAATTATTTCAAGATGGTGATATTGTAGTCGTAGAAAAAGATGCAATTGTAGAAAATGGTCAGCTCGGAGTGGTAATGATTAATGGATATAACGCCACCGTAAAACGTGTTAGATACAATGACGATCAAATCATATTGATACCTGAATCAAACAATCCACAACACTATCCGCAAGTTTACGGTAAAAATGATGAAGTAAAAATAGTGGGTCGAGTTGTGGCAAGCCAAAAAATATTTAATTAA
- a CDS encoding helix-turn-helix transcriptional regulator, which produces MVSVQVKKEPYTLKMLRAKYDLTQAQAGAKVGVSADVWHNWEKAKTFPNIPQLQKIEKEFNVTYNDIIFLTNNNG; this is translated from the coding sequence ATGGTAAGTGTGCAAGTAAAAAAGGAACCGTATACCTTAAAAATGTTGCGAGCGAAATACGATTTAACTCAAGCACAAGCGGGCGCTAAAGTAGGAGTTTCAGCAGATGTATGGCACAACTGGGAAAAGGCAAAAACATTCCCTAACATTCCACAATTACAAAAAATAGAAAAAGAATTTAACGTCACTTATAATGACATTATTTTTTTAACTAATAATAACGGTTAA
- a CDS encoding DUF3102 domain-containing protein: MNELQLSNDLITIETEIKSYQNIAGQSIFEIGRRLKHVKENDLAHGEFGKWLRSINLHHDTANKMMKIANELNSNSYTYMNLGSRALYEIATLPEPERTKEHTTSNGETKTPDEMTVRELRELKKQLKQRDEQNAQLQSQIQQAQRSEEIALKQLEEAENREPEVIEREVVKEVVPDDVKRQLEQFKQNFERESNNANELRDELQRYRNSFSDPNQAYEEKELTRLERESSINAHKIAISIQNFIKENSVETYRLDTVIKANPKSKERLQENVALLKEFTSNLEAMLNGRIVVN; the protein is encoded by the coding sequence TTGAACGAATTACAACTAAGTAATGACCTAATAACTATTGAAACTGAAATCAAAAGCTATCAAAACATCGCTGGTCAATCTATTTTCGAGATTGGTCGACGATTGAAACATGTTAAGGAAAACGACTTAGCTCATGGCGAATTTGGTAAGTGGCTACGTTCGATAAATTTACATCACGACACTGCTAATAAAATGATGAAAATCGCAAATGAACTTAACTCAAATTCATACACGTACATGAATTTAGGTAGCAGAGCATTATATGAAATCGCAACCTTGCCCGAACCGGAACGCACCAAAGAACACACAACATCAAATGGAGAAACTAAGACACCAGATGAGATGACAGTTCGAGAATTACGTGAGTTAAAGAAACAACTCAAACAACGTGACGAACAAAACGCCCAACTCCAATCACAAATACAACAGGCTCAACGTTCGGAAGAGATAGCGCTGAAACAATTGGAAGAGGCGGAGAATAGGGAGCCAGAGGTGATTGAGAGAGAAGTTGTTAAAGAGGTTGTGCCAGATGATGTTAAACGGCAGCTCGAACAATTTAAACAAAATTTTGAGCGCGAAAGTAACAACGCTAACGAACTTAGAGATGAATTGCAACGTTACAGAAACAGTTTTAGTGACCCTAACCAAGCGTATGAAGAAAAAGAATTGACTAGGTTAGAGCGTGAATCAAGTATCAATGCACACAAGATAGCGATTAGTATTCAAAACTTCATCAAAGAGAATTCTGTTGAAACATACAGACTCGATACAGTCATCAAAGCAAATCCAAAGTCAAAAGAGCGATTGCAAGAAAATGTAGCGCTATTAAAAGAGTTCACTAGTAACTTAGAAGCAATGTTAAACGGAAGAATCGTCGTAAATTAG
- a CDS encoding ORF6C domain-containing protein — translation MAKRKDELIFLQNHIRQTNEQGQQLEQIIERMLDMEDRVENRVSYVEEMVEEIKKEVPITYEQQKELQSIVQSKSNEFTREYYKNGIPVEKRYQSELFKKKKGQFIRAMWTRLKEYFNVPRYTAIQKVDYDRTKQFLTMIAFKDFKQHELEDKASWNIPGLVEE, via the coding sequence ATGGCAAAACGCAAAGATGAATTAATCTTTTTACAAAATCATATTAGACAAACAAATGAGCAAGGGCAACAGTTAGAACAAATTATCGAAAGAATGTTAGACATGGAAGATCGTGTTGAAAACAGAGTGTCTTACGTTGAAGAAATGGTTGAAGAAATAAAAAAAGAAGTGCCTATCACTTATGAACAACAAAAAGAACTACAATCAATTGTTCAATCAAAATCAAATGAGTTTACACGTGAGTATTACAAAAATGGTATTCCAGTAGAAAAGCGTTACCAGAGTGAATTGTTTAAGAAAAAGAAAGGTCAATTCATTCGTGCAATGTGGACACGTCTGAAAGAGTATTTCAACGTACCACGCTACACAGCAATTCAAAAAGTAGATTATGACCGCACAAAACAATTTTTAACTATGATTGCATTCAAAGATTTCAAGCAACATGAACTTGAAGATAAAGCGAGCTGGAACATTCCGGGATTAGTAGAAGAATAA
- a CDS encoding DUF1108 family protein, which produces MYFSNEEEHTGIFEVDGFKFRKAVTREDDRIVVEVMDMQWQTIKLVTVYDLSEVEYMEEVLSAAIYDFIKYQTDELDKVMAHFTKG; this is translated from the coding sequence ATGTATTTTTCAAACGAAGAAGAACACACTGGAATTTTTGAGGTAGACGGATTCAAATTTAGAAAAGCAGTCACAAGAGAAGATGACAGAATCGTTGTTGAAGTCATGGATATGCAATGGCAAACAATAAAACTTGTTACTGTCTATGATTTATCAGAAGTCGAGTATATGGAAGAAGTTTTATCTGCAGCTATTTACGATTTTATCAAGTACCAAACAGATGAGTTAGACAAAGTCATGGCTCATTTTACAAAAGGATAG
- a CDS encoding siphovirus Gp157 family protein: MTNLFDLNQNELVILEMLENEELSFDDVKDTLDAIQDEQKRKYDAMQKMILSLKGDINTLKERETALSKRRKSYENKIKSLQNYMLDSMKYKGKTKFKTEEFTYFIRKSDSTQIDDENAIPDKYKVVQAPKINRTQIKKDIQAGIDVAGASLVENESLGVR; encoded by the coding sequence ATGACTAACCTATTCGATTTGAATCAAAACGAACTTGTTATTTTAGAAATGCTTGAAAATGAAGAATTAAGTTTTGATGATGTGAAAGACACATTAGATGCCATTCAAGATGAGCAAAAACGTAAATATGACGCTATGCAAAAGATGATTCTATCACTAAAAGGTGACATTAACACTTTAAAAGAACGTGAAACGGCACTTAGCAAACGTCGTAAATCGTACGAAAACAAAATCAAATCACTTCAAAATTATATGTTAGATTCGATGAAATACAAAGGAAAAACGAAATTCAAGACTGAAGAATTTACCTACTTTATAAGAAAATCTGACTCAACTCAAATTGATGACGAAAATGCGATACCTGATAAATACAAAGTAGTACAAGCGCCTAAAATCAATAGAACGCAAATTAAGAAAGACATCCAGGCAGGTATTGATGTTGCGGGTGCCTCACTCGTTGAGAATGAAAGTTTAGGGGTGAGATAG
- a CDS encoding ERF family protein → MNKSESVVEINKAMVAFRKEVKQPLKDKNNPFFKSKYVPLENVVEAIDEAATPHGLSYTQWALNDSDGRVGVATMLMHESGEYIEYDPVFMNAEKNTPQGAGSLISYLKRYSLSAIFGITSDQDDDGNAASGKQSKLEPKASSKTIGALKQEVLNFVELMKSLNKDVTQQQAEQTFGIQNYTAMTEQQAVNTINRIQTMAKKYKENE, encoded by the coding sequence ATGAACAAATCAGAATCAGTCGTTGAAATCAATAAAGCAATGGTGGCTTTTCGAAAAGAAGTCAAACAACCCCTCAAAGATAAGAATAATCCTTTCTTCAAATCAAAATATGTGCCTCTCGAAAACGTTGTAGAAGCCATTGACGAAGCAGCAACACCACATGGGCTCTCTTATACACAGTGGGCATTAAACGACAGCGATGGACGTGTTGGAGTAGCTACAATGCTCATGCACGAAAGTGGAGAATACATCGAATATGATCCCGTATTTATGAACGCAGAAAAGAATACACCACAAGGTGCAGGGTCATTGATTAGCTATCTTAAACGCTATTCATTATCAGCAATCTTTGGAATCACAAGTGATCAAGACGATGACGGTAATGCAGCAAGTGGAAAGCAAAGTAAATTAGAACCTAAAGCGAGTAGTAAGACAATAGGCGCTTTAAAACAAGAAGTGCTTAACTTTGTAGAACTAATGAAGTCCTTAAATAAAGATGTAACACAACAACAAGCTGAACAAACATTTGGTATCCAAAATTATACTGCTATGACAGAACAACAGGCAGTAAACACAATAAACAGAATTCAAACTATGGCAAAAAAATATAAGGAGAATGAATAA
- a CDS encoding single-stranded DNA-binding protein — MANSVILTGRITKDLELKPAGQTQVTNFSMAVDNPFKKDDASFFDIVAFGKTAELLNNYCGKGSKVLIEGNLKQDRFQDKEGNNRSVVRVIANRVEFLDSKSQFNNQPKQQGQVQGNPFDNASIDDDDLPF; from the coding sequence ATGGCGAATTCAGTAATTTTAACAGGACGTATTACTAAAGACTTAGAGCTAAAACCAGCAGGACAAACACAAGTAACTAACTTCTCTATGGCGGTAGATAACCCATTCAAAAAGGACGATGCCTCATTCTTTGACATCGTGGCTTTTGGTAAGACGGCAGAGTTACTCAATAACTACTGCGGTAAAGGTAGCAAGGTTTTAATCGAGGGCAACCTCAAACAAGACCGATTTCAAGATAAAGAAGGCAACAATCGTTCAGTAGTGCGTGTAATCGCTAACCGAGTTGAGTTTTTAGACAGTAAAAGTCAATTCAACAATCAACCTAAACAACAAGGTCAAGTACAAGGTAATCCTTTTGATAACGCTAGTATCGATGATGACGATTTACCTTTCTAG
- a CDS encoding putative HNHc nuclease — MPLIKSYITQDNGVTTAVIEGVELNDKDSLLLDNGLEVEVDVIPIDPYTITDKQRRKIFALCNDIEQHTGQPREYMRSMFMDYVSFVEGYDSLSLSNCTRTQANQVIEVILDWVFHNDIPLNYKTSDLLKQDKSFLYWSTVNRNCVICGKPHAELAHYQAVGRGRNRRKISHLGNKVLALCSNHHSEQHNIGMDSFNDKYHLHYSWVDVDERLNKMLKGEKGL, encoded by the coding sequence ATGCCCTTAATCAAAAGTTACATCACACAAGATAACGGCGTAACTACAGCAGTTATTGAAGGTGTAGAACTTAACGATAAAGATTCGTTGTTATTAGATAACGGATTAGAAGTAGAAGTAGATGTTATCCCAATTGATCCATACACAATAACTGACAAACAACGACGCAAAATATTCGCTTTGTGTAACGATATTGAACAACACACAGGGCAACCAAGAGAGTACATGCGCTCAATGTTTATGGATTATGTGTCGTTTGTTGAGGGGTACGACAGTTTATCCCTCTCAAATTGCACACGTACACAAGCGAATCAAGTAATCGAAGTAATACTTGATTGGGTGTTCCACAACGACATACCACTCAATTACAAGACAAGTGATTTACTTAAACAGGACAAATCATTCCTATACTGGTCAACGGTCAACCGCAATTGTGTTATCTGCGGTAAACCGCATGCCGAGCTTGCACACTACCAAGCAGTTGGCAGAGGTAGAAACAGACGCAAGATTAGTCACTTAGGAAATAAAGTGTTGGCTTTATGTTCAAACCACCATTCAGAGCAGCACAACATAGGTATGGACAGCTTTAACGACAAATATCATTTGCATTACAGTTGGGTCGATGTGGATGAAAGGTTAAATAAAATGCTGAAAGGAGAGAAAGGGTTATGA
- a CDS encoding helix-turn-helix domain-containing protein: protein MTLGQKIKQHRLNLGETMAEFGQRFNAKSGVVSNWENGIQKPNNKRMKILADEMGVTVSELLGSDNDE, encoded by the coding sequence ATGACTTTAGGCCAAAAGATAAAACAACACCGCCTTAATTTGGGTGAAACGATGGCGGAATTCGGACAACGCTTTAACGCCAAAAGTGGTGTTGTATCCAACTGGGAGAACGGTATACAAAAACCTAACAACAAAAGGATGAAAATTTTAGCTGATGAAATGGGAGTAACCGTATCAGAGCTATTAGGAAGTGATAACGATGAGTGA
- a CDS encoding helix-turn-helix domain-containing protein produces the protein MSDQPNYYSIIPASVRYDKDLKPMEIIMYGEITALANKYGYAYASNSYFAELYQVHKKTVSNWINHLKEKGYIRTVVTRNEDMSVKDRKIYIIPPYEQKDGEGYPQKDSYPIHKKTEENNTRFNNTSINRDRDETSKLFQLIIKELGIIHNPLNAELLEHAIARFNENKVDIVEVAVNYCKKNKKGVGYLIKILEDWAVKGVRNKEDATKKVAPQKNSKSNDFLSQKRQELFGG, from the coding sequence ATGAGTGATCAACCGAATTACTATTCAATTATTCCTGCAAGCGTAAGGTACGACAAAGATTTAAAACCTATGGAAATCATAATGTATGGTGAAATAACCGCACTGGCAAACAAATACGGCTATGCCTACGCTAGCAATAGTTACTTTGCAGAGCTGTATCAAGTCCACAAAAAAACAGTTTCGAACTGGATTAATCATTTAAAAGAAAAAGGCTACATTCGTACTGTTGTTACAAGAAACGAAGATATGTCAGTGAAAGACAGAAAAATTTATATTATACCCCCCTATGAACAAAAAGATGGAGAGGGGTATCCACAAAAAGATTCCTACCCTATCCACAAAAAGACGGAAGAGAATAATACAAGGTTTAATAATACAAGTATTAATAGAGACAGAGACGAGACATCTAAATTATTCCAATTAATTATTAAAGAATTAGGAATTATTCATAATCCTTTAAATGCAGAACTACTAGAACACGCCATAGCCCGTTTTAACGAAAATAAGGTAGATATAGTGGAAGTTGCTGTTAATTACTGCAAAAAGAATAAAAAAGGTGTCGGTTACCTTATAAAAATTTTAGAAGATTGGGCTGTAAAAGGCGTGCGTAATAAAGAAGATGCCACAAAGAAAGTAGCTCCTCAAAAAAATAGTAAGTCAAATGATTTTTTAAGCCAAAAAAGACAAGAGTTATTCGGAGGTTGA